In Mustela nigripes isolate SB6536 chromosome 2, MUSNIG.SB6536, whole genome shotgun sequence, a single window of DNA contains:
- the TMPPE gene encoding transmembrane protein with metallophosphoesterase domain, producing MAIFRQLSLGTKAALAAGTVFVSMIVSRSYLAGSLELRAWRWLFRLQLALFANSLMLIGSLYIWRSAVSNLSHSPAAESTCFQLWKMAVGAFLALAHSSFFTMLFLVAEEPYLFSLAAYSCLGAYIIMVFFLCTLSGMEQACQLLAWRSGRVVGSLDKTRKLAVRPALAVAVTAVLSVAGLLNAAQPPAVKTVEVPIHQLPPSMDSLKIVLLSDIHLGPTVGRTKMEMFVSMVNMLEPDITVIVGDLCDSEASVLRTAVAPLGQLHSRLGTYFVTGNHEYYTSDVSNWFALLESLNVKPLHNENVKISATGAQHGGGEGEDWICLAGVDDIEADILHYSGHGMDLVKALGGCSPDHTTILLAHQPLAAKRALQARPDINLILSGHTHAGQIFPLNVAAYLLNPFFAGLYQVAQTTFVYVSPGTAYYGIPMRLGSRAEITELILRRAP from the coding sequence ATGGCGATCTTCAGGCAGCTGTCCCTGGGTACAAAGGCTGCCTTGGCTGCAGGCACGGTCTTCGTGTCCATGATTGTGTCCCGCTCCTATCTGGCGGGGAGCCTTGAGCTCAGGGCCTGGCGTTGGCTGTTCCGCCTGCAGCTGGCCCTGTTTGCCAACTCGCTCATGCTCATTGGCTCCCTCTACATCTGGCGTAGCGCAGTCAGCAACCTCAGCCACTCCCCTGCCGCAGAGTCCACCTGTTTTCAGCTTTGGAAGATGGCTGTTGGGGCATTTCTCGCCCTGGCCCATTCCAGTTTCTTCACCATGCTCTTTTTAGTGGCAGAGGAGCCCTATCTCTTTTCCTTGGCAGCCTACTCCTGCCTCGGGGCCTACATCATCATGGTCTTCTTTCTCTGTACCCTCAGTGGCATGGAGCAGGCCTGCCAGCTCTTGGCGTGGCGCAGTGGTAGGGTTGTGGGCAGCCTTGACAAGACAAGGAAGCTGGCGGTCAGGCCGGCCCTGGCCGTGGCAGTGACTGCTGTGCTCAGCGTGGCTGGGCTCCTGAATGCCGCTCAGCCTCCAGCTGTGAAAACCGTGGAGGTGCCCATCCATCAGCTGCCTCCCTCGATGGACAGCCTCAAGATCGTGCTCCTCTCAGACATTCACTTGGGCCCCACAGTGGGCAGGACCAAGATGGAGATGTTTGTGAGCATGGTGAACATGCTGGAACCAGACATCACAGTGATCGTGGGTGACCTCTGTGATTCAGAAGCCTCCGTCCTCCGCACAGCCGTGGCTCCTTTGGGTCAGCTCCACTCCCGCCTCGGCACCTACTTTGTCACGGGGAATCACGAGTACTACACGTCAGACGTCAGCAACTGGTTTGCGCTGCTGGAATCCCTGAACGTCAAGCCCCTTCACAACGAGAACGTGAAGATCTCCGCCACAGGGGCCCAGcatgggggtggtgagggggaggACTGGATCTGCTTGGCTGGGGTGGACGATATCGAAGCAGACATCCTGCACTACTCCGGCCACGGCATGGATCTCGTCAAGGCCCTGGGGGGCTGCAGCCCAGACCACACCACCATCTTGCTAGCTCACCAGCCGCTGGCTGCCAAGAGAGCCCTGCAGGCTCGGCCAGATATTAACCTGATTCTCTCTGGGCACACGCATGCTGGGCAGATCTTCCCCTTGAACGTGGCTGCCTATCTTTTGAACCCCTTCTTTGCTGGCCTCTACCAAGTGGCCCAGACTACATTTGTATATGTCAGCCCAGGCACGGCCTACTATGGGATACCCATGAGACTGGGTAGCCGGGCGGAGATTACAGAGCTTATCCTGAGGCGGGCTCCCTGA